In one window of Chelmon rostratus isolate fCheRos1 chromosome 19, fCheRos1.pri, whole genome shotgun sequence DNA:
- the LOC121622798 gene encoding uncharacterized protein LOC121622798 codes for MSDYSSDEEYDFSTQPEGYLYEPEYTDAELYQMEVERAEREREMASRDVEREIGAAAARPRVTDTRWCTCNKCEVMQTEVECYCCHEWDLVMPRMQDLSIDEEAGASAAVCIANNNDLPAILNAGVLETFFHIPKINWKKRPKPAGPDGQLSAEQYRLVAYRIIMEWALKGQTLGPGNRRVLPSCVVALIRRTYPSPSGQYAGFKESNDALQLF; via the exons atgtctgactacagcagcgacgaagaatatgatttcagcacacaaccagAAGGATATCTGTATGAACCCGAATATACGGATGCAGAACTCTATCAGATGGAGGTAgaacgggcagagagagagagagagatggcgagcagagatgtggaacgtGAAATCGGGGCCGCAGCTGCGAGACCTCGAGTGACTGATACAAGGTGGTGTACGTGCAACAAGTGCGAAGTTATGCAGACCGAGGTTGAGtgctactgttgccatgaatggGACCTCGTAATGCCTCGCATGCAGGACCTTTCCATTGACGAGGAGGCTggcgcatcagcagctgtctgcatcgCCAATAACAACGACTTGCCTGCAATcctgaatgctggtgtcctcgagacttttttccacatcccgaaaataaactggaaaaagcgccccaaacctgctggacccgatggccagttgtctgcaga acagtacaggCTGGTCGCCTATCGCATCATAATGGAATGGGCTCTGAAAGGACAGACGCTTGGTCCTGGCAACAGAAGAGTTCTTCCCTCCTGCGTGGTGGCGCTAATAAGAAGAACATATCCATCACCAAGTGGACAATATGCTGGTTTCaaagagtcaaatgatgcactgcaattgttttag